From Pan paniscus chromosome 9, NHGRI_mPanPan1-v2.0_pri, whole genome shotgun sequence, the proteins below share one genomic window:
- the LOC100971765 gene encoding olfactory receptor 8I2: MAGNNFTEVTVFILSGFANHPELQVSLFLMFLFIYLFTVLGNLGLITLIRMDSQLQTPMYFFLSNFASIDIFYSSTVTPKALVNFQSNRRSISFVGCFVQMYFFVGLVCCECFLLGSMAYDRYVAICNPLLYSVVMSQKVSNWLGIMPYVIGFTSSLISVWVISSLAFCDSSINHFFCDTTALLALSCVDTFGTEMVSFVLAGFTLLSSVLIITVTYIIIISAILRIQSAAGRQKAFSTCASHLMAVTIFYGSLIFTYLQPDNTTSLTQAQVASVFYTIVIPMLNPLIYSLRNKDVKNALLRVIHRKLFP; the protein is encoded by the coding sequence ATGGCTGGCAACAATTTCACTGAGGTTACTGTCTTCATCCTCTCTGGATTTGCAAATCACCCTGAATTACAAGTCAGTCTTTTCTTGATGTTTCTCTTCATTTATCTATTCACTGTTTTGGGAAACCTGGGACTGATCACATTAATCAGAATGGATTCTCAGCTTCAAACCCCTATGTACTTTTTCCTGAGCAATTTTGCATCTATTGACATATTTTATTCCTCTACTGTAACACCTAAGGCATTGGTGAATTTCCAATCCAATCGGAGATCCATCTCCTTTGTTGGCTGCTTTGTTCAAATGTACTTTTTTGTTGGATTGGTGTGTTGTGAGTGTTTCCTTCTGGGATCAATGGCCTACGATCGCTACGTAGCAATCTGCAATCCCTTACTGTATTCAGTAGTCATGTCCCAAAAAGTGTCCAACTGGCTGGGAATAATGCCATATGTGATAGGCTTCACAAGCTCGCTGATATCTGTCTGGGTGATAAGCAGTTTGGCGTTCTGTGATTCCAGCATCAATCATTTTTTTTGTGACACCACAGCTCTTTTAGCACTCTCCTGTGTAGATACATTCGGCACAGAAATGGTGAGCTTTGTCTTAGCTGGATTCACTCTTCTTAGCTCTGTCCTTATCATCACAGTCACTTATATCATCATCATCTCAGCCATCCTGAGGATCCAGTCAGCAGCAGGCAGGCAGAAGGCCTTCTCCACCTGCGCATCCCACCTCATGGCTGTAACTATCTTTTATGGGTCTCTGATTTTCACCTATTTGCAACCTGATAACACAACATCGCTGACCCAGGCGCAGGTGGCATCTGTATTCTATACGATTGTCATTCCCATGCTGAATCCACTCATCTACAGTCTGAGGAACAAAGATGTGAAAAATGCTCTTCTGAGAGTCATACATAGAAAACTTTTTCCATGA